Proteins encoded within one genomic window of Calditerrivibrio sp.:
- a CDS encoding penicillin-binding protein 2 produces the protein MQNRAIIKDRNGEVIAKNKKYASMYIFSKQADDPKKIISELRKAGIELSKKTVDKILAKSGFVWLSRDVDIAIAESFAQKYKYVGYIVDEGRYYPYHNLFSQILGFVGVDNQGLYGIEKIYDEELKGEEISIIAMKDSTGKFILFHDKEGITASEREFYITIDKNMQKTAELNLISGVEEFGADKGIAIGMDVKTGEILFAVTYPGFDANRYTKYNQELWKNYATYYLFEPGSILKPFTFIYLLENGMLNLGEVVDCENGKLTMFNHTIKDVHPYSKLTAADVLVKSSNIGTIKLNSRIPPKDFYEYLKKLGLGDSTKVIGSGEEEGLLRSYKKWSGLSQPSISIGQELLVTPIQIVRLYAAIANGGYLVKPKFINKDEKENQAVKVFSEKSLNDIKPLLRDVVERGTATTAKSTYVPIAGKTGTAQKFDKKLGKYSNTEYVASFAGFFPYDDPKISMVVIYENPKKSIYGGATAAVTFKKIAEEIAVIMGYKIKHLRIKHVS, from the coding sequence ATGCAGAATAGGGCAATTATTAAAGATCGAAATGGGGAGGTAATAGCTAAAAATAAAAAATATGCTTCCATGTATATATTTTCAAAGCAAGCGGATGATCCTAAAAAGATCATATCAGAGCTTAGAAAGGCTGGTATTGAATTGAGTAAGAAGACAGTAGACAAAATACTTGCTAAGTCTGGATTTGTATGGTTGTCAAGGGATGTAGATATCGCAATAGCAGAGAGTTTTGCTCAGAAATATAAATATGTGGGTTACATTGTGGATGAGGGTAGATATTACCCTTATCACAACCTTTTTTCCCAGATATTAGGTTTTGTGGGTGTTGATAATCAGGGTCTTTATGGGATAGAGAAGATATATGATGAGGAGCTAAAAGGTGAGGAGATATCCATCATCGCTATGAAGGATAGTACAGGTAAATTTATACTTTTTCATGATAAAGAAGGGATAACAGCTTCTGAAAGGGAATTTTATATAACAATAGATAAAAATATGCAAAAAACAGCAGAGTTAAACCTCATTAGTGGAGTAGAAGAATTTGGTGCTGATAAAGGGATAGCTATTGGTATGGATGTTAAAACTGGAGAGATACTTTTTGCTGTTACATATCCAGGTTTTGATGCTAATAGATATACTAAATACAATCAAGAACTTTGGAAAAACTATGCCACGTATTACCTGTTTGAGCCGGGGTCTATATTGAAACCTTTTACATTTATCTATCTCCTTGAAAATGGGATGTTGAATCTCGGTGAGGTGGTTGATTGCGAAAATGGGAAATTGACTATGTTTAATCATACAATAAAGGATGTTCACCCCTACAGTAAGTTGACTGCTGCAGATGTTTTGGTGAAATCTAGTAATATAGGTACCATCAAATTAAATTCCCGTATACCTCCAAAAGATTTCTACGAGTATCTTAAGAAGTTGGGTTTGGGGGATAGTACAAAGGTTATTGGTAGTGGTGAGGAGGAAGGACTTTTAAGAAGTTATAAAAAGTGGTCTGGGCTTTCCCAACCATCTATATCCATAGGTCAGGAACTGTTGGTAACACCTATCCAGATAGTTAGACTGTATGCCGCTATTGCTAATGGTGGTTATCTAGTAAAACCTAAGTTCATTAACAAGGATGAAAAAGAGAATCAGGCGGTGAAGGTCTTTAGTGAAAAAAGTCTAAACGACATTAAACCATTATTACGGGACGTTGTGGAGAGAGGGACAGCTACTACGGCAAAAAGTACTTATGTCCCGATAGCTGGTAAAACAGGGACAGCACAAAAGTTTGATAAAAAATTGGGGAAATACTCTAATACTGAGTATGTGGCAAGTTTTGCTGGTTTTTTCCCGTATGACGATCCGAAAATCTCAATGGTTGTGATATATGAGAACCCTAAAAAATCGATTTATGGTGGAGCTACTGCTGCTGTGACTTTTAAGAAAATTGCAGAGGAGATCGCAGTTATTATGGGATATAAAATCAAACATCTGAGGATTAAGCATGTTAGCTAA
- the rsmH gene encoding 16S rRNA (cytosine(1402)-N(4))-methyltransferase RsmH yields the protein MTKKAAISHIPVMLTETLRYLNPVDGGIYVDCTGGGGGHSAAILEKIPNGKLIILDRDPEACERLQNMFKDRHNVEIINENFANLYNIMSSKGLVVNGILADFGVSIFQISNTGRGFSFRFDEPLDMRMDPRIEVSAYDVVNGFPQQTLENIIKKYGEDPFAKKIAYEIVKHRNLKKIKTTKELAEIVAKSIPMRFQKKGMNPATRTFQAIRIFINKELEAIESLLKSLEKLIVIGGRAVFISFHSLEDRLVKDFFTHYSKSCICPHGQPICTCGKKQTFRILTKKPVLPSKDEVIKNPYSRSAKLRAGERV from the coding sequence ATGACAAAAAAAGCAGCCATCTCACACATTCCTGTGATGCTAACTGAAACGTTGAGGTATCTTAATCCTGTGGATGGCGGTATTTATGTTGATTGTACTGGTGGCGGTGGTGGTCATTCTGCAGCTATTTTAGAGAAGATCCCTAATGGAAAGCTTATTATACTTGATAGGGATCCGGAGGCATGTGAAAGACTTCAAAATATGTTCAAAGATAGACACAATGTAGAGATAATTAACGAAAATTTTGCTAACTTGTATAATATCATGTCTTCCAAAGGGCTTGTAGTAAACGGTATATTGGCAGATTTTGGTGTGTCCATATTTCAGATTTCAAATACTGGAAGAGGTTTTTCTTTTAGGTTTGATGAGCCCCTTGACATGAGAATGGATCCACGGATAGAGGTTTCTGCCTATGATGTTGTAAATGGTTTCCCGCAGCAAACTTTAGAAAATATTATAAAAAAATATGGTGAGGATCCTTTTGCGAAAAAGATAGCATACGAAATTGTAAAGCATCGCAATTTAAAAAAGATAAAAACAACAAAAGAGCTTGCTGAAATTGTGGCTAAATCTATACCTATGAGGTTTCAGAAAAAAGGGATGAATCCTGCCACGAGAACATTTCAGGCCATAAGGATCTTTATAAATAAAGAATTGGAGGCCATAGAGTCTTTGTTAAAATCTCTGGAAAAGCTCATTGTGATTGGTGGTAGGGCTGTATTTATATCATTTCATTCATTGGAGGATCGTCTTGTGAAGGACTTTTTTACCCATTATTCCAAGAGCTGTATCTGTCCTCATGGTCAGCCTATTTGCACCTGTGGGAAAAAACAGACCTTTAGGATTTTGACCAAAAAGCCTGTTTTACCTTCGAAAGATGAGGTAATAAAAAATCCATATAGCAGAAGTGCAAAGCTCAGGGCTGGAGAAAGGGTATGA